From one Flavobacterium kingsejongi genomic stretch:
- a CDS encoding DNA-3-methyladenine glycosylase I, translated as MDNKIRCSWCNGDTLYEKYHDEEWGVPVFDDQKLYEFLLLETFQAGLSWIIILRKRENFKQAFDHFDYRKIALYDEAKIQDLLNDAGIIRNQLKIRAAISNAIQFIAIQNEFGSFSNYIWEFTSGKVIDHHPQTRANVPATSPLSDAISKALKKRGFKFVGSTVIYAQMQATGMINDHVAECWTRKP; from the coding sequence ATGGACAACAAAATCAGATGCAGCTGGTGCAATGGGGATACCCTCTATGAAAAATACCACGATGAAGAATGGGGCGTTCCCGTCTTTGACGACCAGAAATTATACGAATTTCTACTTCTCGAAACTTTTCAGGCCGGTTTAAGCTGGATTATCATCCTTCGTAAAAGAGAAAATTTCAAACAAGCATTTGACCATTTTGACTACCGTAAGATCGCATTGTACGATGAAGCCAAAATACAGGACCTGCTTAATGATGCGGGTATTATCCGAAATCAATTAAAAATACGGGCCGCGATTTCCAATGCGATCCAGTTCATAGCCATCCAAAATGAATTTGGCAGCTTTTCCAACTATATCTGGGAATTCACATCAGGCAAAGTGATTGATCACCACCCACAAACCCGTGCCAATGTTCCGGCAACTTCTCCCCTTTCCGACGCCATCAGTAAAGCACTAAAAAAGCGAGGCTTTAAGTTTGTCGGATCCACCGTTATTTATGCGCAAATGCAGGCCACAGGAATGATTAATGACCATGTGGCAGAATGCTGGACCAGAAAACCATAA
- a CDS encoding thiamine phosphate synthase: MNTITIITHPEQIANESSILQTLFENGLERLHIRKPDYTPAQIQKYLDGIAPEYRWKTVVHQHHFLAVDYDCSGVHFSVEKRMATKPEIFAKHKADNFTISTSVHNVAEAASVSDAIDYSFIGPVFHSISKPGYSPKIDFSSLEFKQLLHTTALVAVGGISPETIDQALDYGFNSFALLGTIWNSHTPLQNFIACQKSVHLH; encoded by the coding sequence ATGAATACGATCACTATAATCACCCATCCAGAGCAGATTGCCAATGAAAGCAGCATACTACAGACTCTTTTTGAAAATGGGCTGGAGCGCCTTCACATCCGAAAACCGGATTATACTCCCGCTCAGATACAAAAATACCTGGATGGAATTGCTCCGGAATACAGATGGAAAACGGTAGTGCACCAGCATCATTTTCTCGCAGTTGACTATGATTGCTCCGGCGTTCATTTCTCTGTAGAAAAAAGGATGGCAACGAAACCTGAAATATTTGCAAAACACAAGGCTGATAATTTCACGATAAGCACGTCTGTACACAATGTCGCAGAGGCTGCATCAGTATCGGATGCCATCGATTATAGTTTTATCGGCCCCGTATTTCATTCCATTTCAAAACCGGGATACAGCCCAAAAATAGATTTTAGCAGCCTTGAATTCAAACAATTACTCCATACTACTGCATTAGTAGCAGTTGGCGGAATTAGTCCGGAAACCATCGATCAAGCTTTGGATTATGGTTTCAACTCTTTCGCTTTATTAGGAACTATCTGGAACAGTCACACACCACTTCAAAATTTCATCGCATGTCAGAAAAGCGTCCATTTGCACTAA
- the rplM gene encoding 50S ribosomal protein L13: MNTLSYKTISANKATVSKEWIVVDAEGHNLGRLASKVAMILRGKYKPSYTPHVDCGDNVIVINAEKINLTGNKLEDKTYIRHTGYPGGQRSLTAKVMQQKNPALLVEKAVKGMLPKNKLGAELFRNLNVVVGSEHKQGAQKPKTVNLNDLK, from the coding sequence GTGAACACATTAAGCTACAAGACAATTTCAGCTAACAAAGCCACTGTATCAAAAGAGTGGATTGTGGTAGATGCTGAAGGTCATAACTTAGGTCGTCTTGCTTCAAAGGTCGCTATGATCTTAAGAGGTAAATACAAACCAAGTTATACACCGCACGTGGACTGTGGTGATAACGTAATCGTTATCAACGCAGAAAAAATCAACCTAACTGGTAACAAACTGGAGGATAAGACTTATATCCGTCACACAGGGTACCCAGGAGGACAAAGAAGTTTAACTGCTAAAGTAATGCAACAGAAAAACCCTGCATTATTAGTAGAAAAGGCTGTAAAAGGAATGTTACCTAAAAACAAATTAGGAGCAGAACTTTTCAGAAATTTAAATGTGGTAGTAGGTTCTGAGCACAAACAAGGCGCTCAAAAACCTAAAACCGTTAATCTAAACGATCTTAAGTAA
- the thiC gene encoding phosphomethylpyrimidine synthase ThiC — MESTTSTITRKPFPNSTKVHVEGTLYPIRVAMREIALGDTKRSNGTIEKNPPVTVYDTSGPYTDPNHEIDIRKGLPRLREQWILDRGDVESLDTISSDYGKKRLMDPKLDALRFEYLHQPVRAKSGANVTQLYYAKQGIITPEMEYIAIRENQRNALLSNQTEAMQQQHTGNSFGARTPIKMITPEFVREKVAAGRAIIPNNINHPESEPMIVGRNFLVKINANIGNSAVTSSIEEEVEKAVWACRWGADTIMDLSTGKNIHETREWIIRNSPVPIGTVPIYQALEKVKGIAEDLTWEIFRDTLIEQAEQGVSYFTIHAGVLLRYIHLTANRVTGIVSRGGSIMAKWCLFHHKENFLYTHFEEICEIMKSYDVAFSLGDGLRPGSIADANDAAQFAELETLGELTKISWKHDVQVFVEGPGHVPMHLIKENMEKQLEYCAEAPFYTLGPLTTDIAPGYDHITSAIGAAMIGWYGTAMLCYVTPKEHLGLPNKKDVKDGVITYKIAAHAADLAKGHPGSQYRDNALSKARFEFRWEDQFNLALDPDTAREYHDETLPAEGAKVAHFCSMCGPKFCSMKISQEIRDVAEKGMLEKSAEFKENGKEIYS, encoded by the coding sequence ATGGAAAGCACTACAAGCACAATTACCCGAAAACCATTCCCGAATTCTACCAAAGTACACGTAGAAGGTACGTTATACCCAATACGCGTAGCCATGCGGGAAATTGCATTGGGCGACACCAAACGCTCCAACGGGACGATAGAAAAAAACCCTCCGGTAACCGTGTATGACACCAGTGGCCCCTACACCGATCCAAATCATGAAATCGACATCCGAAAGGGGCTACCAAGACTACGGGAGCAATGGATTCTCGATCGTGGCGATGTCGAAAGTCTGGATACCATCAGTTCTGACTATGGTAAAAAACGGCTAATGGATCCTAAATTGGATGCATTACGATTTGAGTACCTGCATCAGCCGGTACGTGCAAAGTCAGGTGCGAATGTAACGCAACTGTATTACGCAAAACAGGGAATCATTACTCCGGAAATGGAATACATTGCGATCCGGGAAAACCAGCGTAATGCATTATTGTCCAATCAAACTGAAGCGATGCAGCAACAGCATACAGGAAATAGTTTTGGTGCCCGAACCCCAATAAAAATGATTACCCCGGAATTTGTACGGGAGAAAGTGGCCGCTGGCCGCGCTATAATACCCAATAATATCAATCACCCGGAAAGCGAACCCATGATTGTAGGCCGTAACTTCCTGGTAAAAATTAATGCCAATATCGGCAACAGCGCTGTAACTTCCTCCATAGAAGAAGAGGTTGAAAAAGCGGTTTGGGCCTGCCGTTGGGGAGCCGATACTATTATGGACCTTTCCACCGGTAAAAACATACATGAAACCCGCGAATGGATCATTCGCAATTCTCCTGTCCCGATCGGTACCGTCCCAATCTACCAGGCACTGGAAAAGGTAAAAGGAATTGCCGAAGACCTTACCTGGGAAATTTTCAGGGATACACTTATCGAACAAGCAGAACAGGGCGTTTCCTATTTTACCATACATGCGGGAGTGTTACTGCGCTACATCCATCTAACAGCCAATCGGGTAACAGGAATTGTATCCCGGGGTGGATCGATCATGGCAAAATGGTGCCTGTTTCATCATAAAGAAAATTTTCTATACACCCACTTTGAAGAAATCTGCGAAATCATGAAAAGTTATGATGTTGCTTTTTCCCTGGGTGATGGCCTCCGCCCTGGATCTATAGCTGATGCCAATGATGCAGCCCAGTTTGCCGAACTGGAAACATTGGGGGAACTGACAAAAATCTCCTGGAAACACGATGTTCAGGTATTTGTAGAAGGGCCCGGCCATGTACCCATGCACCTGATCAAAGAAAACATGGAAAAACAACTGGAATATTGTGCAGAAGCACCATTTTACACTCTGGGACCACTCACTACTGATATCGCTCCGGGCTACGACCACATTACATCTGCCATAGGAGCAGCAATGATCGGGTGGTACGGCACCGCGATGTTATGCTATGTAACACCAAAAGAACATTTGGGATTGCCCAATAAAAAAGATGTCAAAGATGGGGTGATCACCTATAAGATCGCTGCCCACGCTGCCGATCTTGCCAAAGGCCATCCTGGATCACAATACCGGGACAATGCACTAAGCAAAGCCCGTTTTGAATTCCGCTGGGAAGATCAGTTTAACCTGGCACTGGATCCCGACACAGCCCGGGAGTACCATGATGAAACACTACCGGCAGAAGGCGCCAAAGTCGCCCATTTCTGCTCCATGTGTGGCCCAAAATTCTGCTCGATGAAAATTTCACAGGAAATCCGGGATGTCGCCGAAAAAGGCATGTTGGAGAAGTCGGCGGAATTCAAAGAAAATGGTAAAGAAATCTATAGTTAA
- the rpsB gene encoding 30S ribosomal protein S2 encodes MANKVEVKELLEAGVHFGHMTRKWDPNMAPYIYMERNGIHIINLYKTAAKIEEASEAMKKIAASGRKILFVATKKQAKDIVAEKAAAANMPYITERWPGGMLTNFVTIRKAVKKMASIDRMKKDGTFMTLSKKERLQVDRLRAKLEKNLGSIADMSRLPAALFVVDIKAEHIAIKEAQKLNIPVFAMVDTNSDPREVDYVIPSNDDASKSIDKILSLVTAAVIEGLSDRNSDNKDAQPAAEEVTVEADATSSEE; translated from the coding sequence ATGGCAAACAAAGTAGAAGTAAAAGAATTACTAGAAGCAGGTGTTCACTTCGGACACATGACTAGAAAATGGGATCCAAACATGGCTCCTTACATCTATATGGAGCGTAATGGAATACACATTATCAATCTATATAAAACTGCAGCAAAAATCGAAGAGGCTAGTGAAGCCATGAAGAAAATCGCTGCATCAGGTAGAAAAATATTATTTGTAGCTACCAAAAAACAAGCAAAAGATATCGTAGCTGAAAAAGCAGCTGCAGCAAACATGCCGTACATCACTGAAAGATGGCCTGGTGGTATGCTGACTAACTTCGTAACAATCCGTAAAGCTGTTAAAAAAATGGCTTCTATCGATCGTATGAAGAAAGACGGTACTTTCATGACTTTATCTAAAAAAGAACGTTTACAAGTTGATCGTCTTCGTGCAAAATTAGAGAAGAACTTAGGTTCTATCGCTGATATGTCAAGACTTCCTGCTGCATTGTTCGTTGTAGACATTAAAGCTGAACACATCGCAATTAAAGAAGCTCAAAAATTAAACATTCCAGTTTTCGCAATGGTGGATACAAACTCTGACCCAAGAGAGGTTGATTATGTAATCCCATCCAATGATGATGCTTCTAAATCAATCGATAAAATTTTATCTTTAGTTACTGCTGCTGTTATCGAAGGTCTTTCTGATAGAAATTCTGACAATAAAGATGCACAACCAGCTGCTGAAGAAGTAACAGTTGAGGCTGATGCTACTTCATCTGAAGAATAA
- the rpsI gene encoding 30S ribosomal protein S9, with translation MATIHKIGRRKTAVARVYVTEGTGNITVNKKEFKTYFPTATLQYKVLQPLSMTENVSNFDVKVNVYGGGSTGQAEAVRMALARVMCEVDAENRAILKPEGLLTRDPRMVERKKFGQKKARKRFQFSKR, from the coding sequence ATGGCTACAATTCACAAAATCGGCAGAAGAAAAACTGCTGTTGCACGTGTATATGTTACAGAAGGAACTGGAAACATTACCGTAAACAAAAAAGAATTCAAAACTTACTTCCCAACAGCTACTTTACAGTACAAAGTATTGCAACCTCTTTCTATGACTGAGAATGTTTCTAACTTTGATGTAAAAGTAAATGTATACGGTGGTGGTTCAACTGGTCAGGCTGAGGCTGTTAGAATGGCACTTGCACGCGTTATGTGTGAAGTAGATGCTGAAAACAGAGCAATCCTTAAACCAGAAGGTTTATTAACAAGAGATCCAAGAATGGTTGAACGTAAGAAATTCGGTCAGAAGAAAGCTCGTAAGAGATTCCAGTTCTCTAAACGTTAA
- the tsf gene encoding translation elongation factor Ts translates to MANITAAEINKLRTATGAGMMDCKKALTEAEGDFDLAIENLRKKGQKVAANRSDRESTEGAVIAVVNADKTAGVVISLNCETDFVGKNESFVKLAQDLANLAIQFNTKEEFLATDFNGLTVADKLIEQTGVIGEKIEIGSFERLEGNFIGSYIHAGNRIATLTALSANVEGAEEVSRNVSMQAAAMAPIALNEEGVDADTIAKEIEIAKDLLRQEGKPEAMLENISKGKLQRFFKDNTLVNQDYIKDNKLSVAQYVQSLDKSLTITGYKRVALG, encoded by the coding sequence ATGGCAAATATAACTGCTGCAGAAATTAATAAATTAAGAACAGCTACAGGTGCAGGAATGATGGACTGCAAAAAAGCACTAACTGAAGCTGAAGGGGATTTCGATTTAGCAATTGAAAACCTAAGAAAAAAAGGACAAAAAGTTGCAGCTAACAGATCCGACAGAGAATCTACTGAAGGTGCTGTTATCGCTGTAGTAAATGCAGATAAAACTGCTGGAGTTGTTATTTCACTAAACTGTGAAACTGACTTCGTAGGTAAAAACGAATCTTTCGTAAAATTAGCTCAGGATTTAGCAAACCTTGCCATCCAGTTCAACACTAAAGAAGAATTCCTTGCAACTGACTTTAACGGTCTTACCGTTGCGGATAAATTGATCGAACAAACCGGAGTAATCGGTGAAAAAATCGAAATCGGTTCTTTCGAAAGATTAGAAGGTAACTTCATAGGATCTTACATCCATGCTGGTAACAGAATCGCTACTTTAACTGCATTATCTGCAAATGTTGAAGGTGCTGAGGAAGTTTCAAGAAACGTTTCTATGCAAGCTGCTGCAATGGCACCTATCGCATTAAACGAAGAAGGTGTTGATGCTGATACTATCGCTAAAGAAATTGAAATCGCTAAAGATTTATTGCGTCAGGAAGGTAAACCAGAAGCTATGTTGGAAAACATCTCTAAAGGAAAACTTCAAAGATTCTTTAAAGACAATACTTTAGTAAACCAGGATTACATCAAAGACAACAAATTAAGCGTTGCTCAATATGTACAGTCTTTAGACAAATCTCTGACAATTACAGGATACAAAAGAGTAGCATTAGGATAA
- the thiS gene encoding sulfur carrier protein ThiS, whose product MELRINNQTKQFPTGLTVQELLHLEFPNKQNGIAIAINNRVIPKSEWATHILTLYDELLIITATQGG is encoded by the coding sequence ATGGAACTCAGAATCAACAATCAGACAAAACAATTTCCAACCGGACTTACTGTCCAGGAACTGCTTCATTTGGAATTCCCAAACAAGCAGAATGGCATTGCCATCGCCATCAACAATAGGGTTATCCCTAAATCGGAATGGGCGACCCATATCCTTACCCTTTACGATGAACTTCTCATTATTACCGCAACGCAAGGCGGATAA
- a CDS encoding serine hydrolase domain-containing protein, with the protein MKKLILALCLIGFSMIGTAQKNTKFAKIDSLLTYFTENNKFMGSLSIMENGEVLFDKAYGYSDVDKKIKATTTTKYKIGSITKMFTAVVAFQLVDEGKLRLETKLSRYYPKVPNADKITIGNLMNHRSGIFNFTDDAKFMQTNGTTITKEQMIADISSHPSIFEPNSKSEYSNSNYILLGYIIEDITKKNYAENIQERIISKLNLEHTQYYTTIDPSKNEAYSYNFENNKWVQYPEWNNTHVFAAGAIQSTPNDLNVFIQALFSGQLLKPKSFQEMIRLEDNYGKGILTFPFGERRFFGHNGGIEAFSSALGYYPAEKLSFALTINGSNYNSNDIVLGILSTLYKMPYRFPNLKTVAVDKAILAKYSGVYSTESFPLKITIKEEKGVLVAQATGQSAFPLNAISTTEFVFDEAGIQLDFSQNTMTLKQGGMVYKLKKE; encoded by the coding sequence ATGAAAAAATTAATTTTAGCATTATGTCTTATCGGCTTTTCTATGATTGGAACAGCACAAAAAAACACAAAGTTTGCAAAAATCGATAGCCTGCTAACGTATTTTACCGAAAACAATAAGTTCATGGGGTCGCTTTCTATTATGGAAAATGGAGAGGTCTTGTTTGACAAAGCCTACGGTTATAGTGATGTGGATAAAAAAATAAAAGCGACTACTACCACAAAATATAAAATAGGATCTATAACCAAAATGTTTACGGCTGTCGTTGCGTTTCAGTTGGTCGACGAGGGTAAACTGCGTCTTGAAACGAAACTTTCCCGTTACTACCCAAAAGTGCCAAATGCCGATAAAATCACGATCGGGAACCTGATGAATCACCGCAGTGGAATTTTTAATTTTACTGATGATGCAAAATTCATGCAGACCAATGGCACAACAATTACCAAAGAGCAAATGATTGCAGATATCAGCTCACATCCCTCAATTTTTGAACCGAATTCTAAATCAGAATATTCCAATTCGAATTATATTTTATTAGGGTACATCATTGAGGATATCACGAAAAAAAATTATGCTGAAAATATTCAGGAGCGCATTATTTCAAAACTTAATTTAGAGCACACACAGTATTATACCACTATTGATCCTTCAAAAAATGAAGCCTACTCCTATAATTTTGAAAATAACAAATGGGTACAGTATCCAGAATGGAATAATACACATGTATTTGCTGCAGGCGCGATACAGTCGACACCAAATGACCTGAATGTTTTCATACAGGCTTTGTTTAGTGGCCAGTTGTTAAAACCGAAGTCCTTCCAGGAAATGATACGATTAGAGGATAACTACGGAAAAGGGATTCTTACATTTCCTTTTGGAGAGCGTCGTTTTTTTGGCCATAATGGAGGTATTGAAGCATTCAGTTCGGCATTGGGCTATTATCCTGCCGAGAAATTAAGTTTTGCCCTAACGATAAATGGCAGTAACTATAATAGTAATGATATTGTTTTGGGTATTTTGAGTACACTCTATAAAATGCCTTACCGCTTTCCCAACCTTAAAACAGTAGCCGTAGACAAAGCTATCCTAGCAAAATATTCCGGTGTCTACAGTACCGAAAGCTTCCCTTTAAAAATTACGATTAAAGAAGAAAAGGGCGTATTAGTCGCACAGGCTACCGGACAATCTGCTTTTCCACTAAATGCCATCAGCACTACTGAGTTTGTCTTTGATGAAGCCGGGATTCAATTGGACTTTAGTCAAAACACCATGACCTTGAAACAGGGCGGCATGGTATACAAACTAAAAAAAGAATAA
- a CDS encoding hydroxymethylpyrimidine/phosphomethylpyrimidine kinase, whose protein sequence is MSEKRPFALTIGGLDPSGGAGLLADIKTMELHKAQGLAICTGITVQTENIFYEMHWTPIDLVLRSLEVMLKSYPVQAIKIGVIPSLDYLFQITTAIRERQPHVPIIWDTVLKSSSQFDFTSITDKNKIARILQQVDLITPNYNEINQLGTGKSPEAIALKLRGFCNILLKGGHNPIAPGHDFLYTQNEIHPIHPIHKSVISKHGSGCVLAAAIASHIALGQSWEAACRQAKLYVENYLNSNTTLIGHHYVS, encoded by the coding sequence ATGTCAGAAAAGCGTCCATTTGCACTAACAATTGGGGGATTAGATCCCAGTGGTGGTGCAGGCCTGTTAGCCGATATCAAGACCATGGAACTCCACAAGGCGCAGGGGCTTGCCATCTGTACCGGCATTACAGTACAAACTGAAAATATATTTTACGAAATGCACTGGACTCCTATTGATCTTGTTTTGCGCTCGCTTGAAGTGATGCTGAAAAGTTATCCGGTACAGGCCATAAAAATCGGAGTCATCCCTTCATTGGATTATTTGTTTCAGATCACAACTGCCATCCGGGAACGACAGCCCCATGTACCGATAATATGGGATACCGTTCTTAAATCAAGCTCCCAATTCGACTTTACCAGTATTACAGATAAAAACAAGATAGCCCGAATTCTTCAGCAGGTAGATTTGATCACACCCAATTACAACGAAATCAATCAATTGGGTACGGGTAAAAGTCCCGAAGCTATTGCTTTAAAATTAAGAGGCTTCTGTAATATCCTATTGAAAGGGGGCCATAATCCTATTGCCCCCGGACATGACTTTTTATATACCCAAAACGAGATTCATCCTATCCACCCGATTCACAAATCCGTAATATCAAAACATGGTTCGGGCTGCGTATTAGCTGCCGCTATAGCATCACATATAGCATTAGGACAATCCTGGGAAGCAGCATGCCGACAAGCAAAATTATATGTCGAAAACTATTTAAATTCCAACACTACCTTAATTGGCCATCATTATGTATCATAA
- a CDS encoding LacI family DNA-binding transcriptional regulator, giving the protein MKSKATLKQIAKELNVSISTVSKALSNSPEISEPTKIKIQEFAKLKNYKPNNMAINLKNKRTKNIGVIIPNILNPFFAKVFTGVEKAANEKGYNVITCISNESYEKELYTLELLSNGTIDGFILSIAEETQKKQDFSHFTEIINQGTPIVMFDRITEEVICDKVIVDDFDSAVNATQHLISTGCKHIAMLSTIDNLSVGKLRFKGYLKAFEDNNMKVERELVIRTDDENQFDFLLDALFNSKEIDGVFALDEHAAVTAMKFAIKRGYKIPEQLSIIGFADGVWSRRLTPSLSTVSQHGIEIGEAAAQLLIEKLEEKEETNSYKTKIIKTELRQRESTKKL; this is encoded by the coding sequence ATGAAGTCTAAAGCCACTTTAAAACAAATTGCCAAAGAGCTTAATGTTTCTATTTCTACTGTTTCCAAAGCGTTAAGTAATAGTCCAGAAATCAGTGAGCCTACCAAAATAAAAATTCAGGAATTTGCAAAACTTAAGAATTATAAGCCTAATAACATGGCTATTAACCTTAAGAACAAGCGGACGAAGAATATTGGCGTGATCATTCCGAACATACTGAATCCTTTTTTTGCTAAGGTTTTTACCGGTGTTGAAAAAGCAGCCAATGAAAAAGGATACAATGTAATTACGTGTATTTCCAATGAATCTTACGAGAAAGAACTCTATACGCTGGAACTGTTGAGTAACGGAACTATTGACGGATTTATCCTTTCTATCGCAGAGGAAACGCAAAAAAAACAGGATTTCAGCCATTTTACCGAAATTATAAATCAGGGTACGCCGATCGTAATGTTTGACAGGATTACGGAAGAAGTGATTTGTGATAAAGTAATTGTAGACGATTTTGATTCTGCAGTAAATGCAACTCAACACCTGATCAGTACCGGATGCAAACACATTGCGATGCTTTCGACTATCGATAATCTGAGTGTGGGTAAACTGCGTTTTAAAGGCTATCTTAAGGCTTTTGAAGATAATAATATGAAAGTGGAGCGGGAGTTGGTGATCCGTACCGATGACGAAAATCAATTTGATTTTTTACTGGACGCCTTATTCAATTCCAAAGAGATTGATGGTGTTTTTGCCTTAGATGAGCATGCGGCTGTTACTGCTATGAAATTTGCGATTAAAAGGGGCTACAAAATTCCGGAACAGTTATCCATTATTGGTTTTGCCGATGGGGTTTGGTCCAGAAGGTTAACGCCAAGCCTTTCCACAGTAAGCCAGCACGGTATCGAAATTGGCGAAGCAGCAGCACAATTGCTGATTGAAAAATTAGAAGAGAAAGAAGAAACCAACAGTTATAAGACCAAAATTATAAAAACGGAACTGCGTCAAAGAGAATCTACTAAGAAGTTATAA
- a CDS encoding ferritin-like domain-containing protein yields the protein MKNVVTVQEQITSGTNRRSFLKVSGLAVAATGLILAGCNNDDDSTVIENGPYAPGIRNGIFDLGSGDLGVLTYAYALEQLEADFYTRVVNLNNFGSLFNSEERQVLSDLYAHEVIHREFFKTALTGALSNPATQLLPTLAFNYSSVNFNSRDSILGTAKALEDTGVGAYNGAGKLITSADYLLIAGKIVSVEARHASAIRSLINPNSADFAGDDIVSASNGLDTAKNPSQVLPVAGTFITTQFSAIYLP from the coding sequence ATGAAAAATGTAGTAACTGTACAAGAACAGATCACTTCCGGGACGAACCGAAGAAGCTTTCTGAAAGTCAGCGGATTGGCCGTAGCCGCTACGGGATTAATTCTCGCAGGCTGTAACAATGATGATGACAGCACTGTCATCGAAAATGGCCCTTATGCCCCTGGTATAAGAAATGGTATTTTTGATTTAGGAAGTGGCGACCTTGGAGTCTTAACATATGCCTATGCCTTAGAACAGCTTGAAGCCGACTTCTATACCCGCGTAGTAAACCTAAACAACTTCGGTTCTTTATTCAATTCGGAAGAGCGCCAAGTACTTTCTGATCTGTATGCGCACGAAGTAATCCACAGGGAGTTTTTCAAAACAGCCCTTACCGGAGCTTTAAGCAATCCTGCTACACAGCTCCTTCCTACACTTGCTTTCAATTACAGCAGTGTGAACTTCAACAGCCGTGATTCGATTTTAGGGACAGCAAAAGCATTAGAAGATACTGGAGTAGGTGCTTACAATGGTGCTGGAAAACTAATTACCAGTGCAGATTACCTGCTGATTGCTGGTAAAATTGTATCGGTAGAAGCACGTCATGCCTCTGCTATCCGAAGCCTGATCAATCCAAATTCAGCTGACTTTGCAGGTGATGATATCGTATCTGCAAGCAATGGACTGGATACTGCCAAAAACCCATCACAGGTTCTTCCTGTAGCCGGTACATTCATTACTACACAGTTTTCAGCAATTTACCTTCCTTAA
- a CDS encoding ferritin-like domain-containing protein encodes MNILKFIESFTDENFLKSTGSRRDNLTQFSQIGKNFALASVPLGLSALAFAPQKSYGATAAADTPTSALQLALTLEYLEDEFYQTALDTIGLIPAGRDQLVFAKISQHEASHVAFLKAGLGPNVIAKPNFDFTVGGAFDPFGDYPTFLALAQAFEDTGVRAYKGQAGNLISTPDLLTAALQIHSVEARHASEVRRIRGLKGWITGNERGPGMPSQTQAVYDGEENVNQAGFNTSTVNNGSLGPAIPGLAGSESFDEAITGAQAVSIASLFIV; translated from the coding sequence ATGAATATATTAAAATTTATAGAGTCCTTTACTGACGAGAATTTTCTGAAAAGTACGGGCTCCAGAAGAGATAATTTAACTCAGTTCAGCCAGATCGGGAAAAATTTCGCCTTAGCTTCAGTTCCGCTGGGACTATCGGCACTGGCATTTGCTCCACAAAAATCATATGGTGCTACCGCAGCAGCAGACACACCAACTTCTGCACTGCAATTGGCCTTGACACTGGAATATCTTGAAGATGAATTTTACCAAACGGCATTAGACACTATTGGACTTATTCCAGCCGGAAGAGACCAGTTGGTATTTGCCAAAATATCCCAACACGAAGCATCACACGTTGCCTTCCTGAAAGCGGGTCTTGGCCCAAATGTAATTGCAAAACCAAATTTCGATTTTACTGTAGGCGGGGCTTTTGATCCCTTTGGAGACTACCCTACTTTCTTAGCTTTAGCCCAGGCGTTTGAAGACACTGGAGTAAGAGCTTATAAAGGACAGGCCGGGAACCTGATTTCTACTCCAGACCTGTTAACTGCAGCGCTACAGATTCACTCTGTTGAAGCAAGACATGCTTCTGAAGTACGAAGAATCCGTGGATTAAAAGGTTGGATTACCGGAAATGAAAGAGGACCAGGGATGCCATCACAAACTCAAGCAGTCTATGATGGTGAAGAAAACGTAAACCAGGCCGGATTTAACACCAGCACTGTAAATAACGGATCCCTTGGACCAGCCATTCCTGGTTTAGCCGGATCAGAATCATTTGACGAAGCCATTACCGGAGCACAAGCTGTGAGTATTGCAAGTTTGTTTATTGTATAA